GATGTTCTCGGGTGACTGGTACGGCCGGGTGCTGCACTTCGGCATCCGCGAGCACGGCATGGGGGCGGTCCTCAACGGCATCGCACTGCACTCCCCCACGCGTCCGTACGGCGGCACGTTCCTCGTCTTCTCCGACTACATGCGCCCGTCGGTGCGACTCGCGTCGCTGATGCAGCTGCCCGTGACGTACGTGTGGACCCACGACTCCATCGGCCTCGGCGAGGACGGACCCACGCACCAGCCGATCGAGCACCTGGCCGCGCTCCGCGCGATCCCCGGTCTGGACGTGATCCGGCCCGCTGACGCCAACGAGACGATCGTCGCCTGGAAGAAGGTCATGGAGTCGCCCACGCACCCCGCGGGCCTGGCGCTCAGCCGGCAGAACCTGCCCGTCTTCCCGCGCGGGACCGACGGGTACGCCGAGGCCTCGGAGACGACCAAGGGCGGTTACGTCCTGCTCGACACCGACGGTGACCCGGACGTGGTGCTCATCGGCACCGGCTCCGAGGTCCAGCTGGCGGTCGCGGCGCGCGAGCAGCTGGCCGCGGAGGGCATCTCCGCCCGGGTCGTGTCGATGCCGTGCCGCGAGTGGTTCGACGGCCAGACCGAGGCGTACCGCGACTCCGTCATCCCGCCGCACGTCCGCGCCCGGGTGAGCGTCGAGGCGGGCATCGCCCAGGGGTGGCGCGAGGTCGTCGGCGACGCCGGGCGCATCGTCGGCATCGAGCACTACGGCGCCTCGGCGGCGTACGAGACCTTGTACGAGGAGTTCGGGATCACCGCCGAGGCGGTCGTGACCGCGGCCAAGGAGAGCATCGCGGCGTCCGGCCACACCGGCGGCGTAGGCGTGTTCGCCAGGCCGATGGGCACGATTCTCCCGCAGACCCACCACTGACCGACGCCGGCGCACAGCACGGCGTCCCGCACGGACGGAGGAGAGCATGAGCGACCGACTGAAGGCCCTCAGCGACGCAGGGGTGTCGATCTGGCTCGACGACCTGTCGCGTGAGCTGACCGAGACCGGCGAGCTGCAGCGGCTCGTCGACGAGGACCACGTCGTCGGGGTCACGAGCAACCCGACGATCTTCGCCTCGGCGATGAAGGAGGGCGAGCGCTACGAGCCCCAGATCGACGAGGGACTGGCGGCGGACCCGCACACCTCTGTCGCCGACGCGATCTTCGAGCTGACGACGACCGACGTCCGCCAGGCCGCGCACATCCTGCGTCCGGTCTACGACGCGACCGACGGCGTGGACGGACGCGTGTCGCTCGAGGTCGACCCGACCCTGGCCTACGACACCGACGAGACCATCGCCTCCGCCCGCAAGCTGTGGGACAAGGTGGGTGAGCCCAACGTCTTCATCAAGATCCCGGCCACCCAGGAGGGTCTCCCGGCCATCGCCGCGACCATCGGCGCCGGCATCAGCGTCAACGTGACGCTGCTGTTCTCGCTGGACCGCTACCGCGGTGTGCTCGACGCGTACGCGACCGGGCTGGAGCACGCGATCGCCGAAGGCGTCGACATCTCGGACGTGCAGTCCGTCGCGTCGATCTTCGTCAGCCGTATCGACAGCGAGGTCGACAAGCGCCTCGACGCGATCGGCACGGAGGAGGCGCTCGCGCTCAAGGGCAAGGCCGGCGTCG
Above is a genomic segment from Mumia sp. Pv4-285 containing:
- the tal gene encoding transaldolase — encoded protein: MSDRLKALSDAGVSIWLDDLSRELTETGELQRLVDEDHVVGVTSNPTIFASAMKEGERYEPQIDEGLAADPHTSVADAIFELTTTDVRQAAHILRPVYDATDGVDGRVSLEVDPTLAYDTDETIASARKLWDKVGEPNVFIKIPATQEGLPAIAATIGAGISVNVTLLFSLDRYRGVLDAYATGLEHAIAEGVDISDVQSVASIFVSRIDSEVDKRLDAIGTEEALALKGKAGVANSRLAYGVYEEFSASDRWKALEAQGASRQRPLWASTGVKNPDYPDTLYVTELVGPNTVNTMPGATMRAFADHGEVEGDKLSGNAAEAEQTIRSLTEVGVDYDDVMNTLESEGVEKFESSWADLVRTVQDQLTAARGRRG